One segment of Curtobacterium sp. MR_MD2014 DNA contains the following:
- a CDS encoding TetR/AcrR family transcriptional regulator has translation MTLLTLTPTVRESPAQRRASTAADTLFTRHGVTPVTLDDVADEAGLTRDELTAAYPSKRELVIAVLQRWHGAWRRALDGIARDADDPRDEVLGVFGYLEQCFADEGWRGCAFINGHAELGRTDPAIAELARAHFADVEAHLTQLCTRAGVPSHVAQALSLLVEGARVESAVQRSAQPARVARLGAAMLLSVYEPRTSS, from the coding sequence ATGACCCTCCTCACCCTGACCCCCACCGTCCGTGAGTCCCCGGCACAACGCCGGGCGTCGACCGCGGCGGACACCCTGTTCACACGGCACGGCGTCACCCCGGTGACGCTCGACGACGTCGCGGACGAGGCCGGACTCACGCGCGACGAGCTCACTGCCGCGTACCCGTCGAAGCGGGAGCTCGTCATCGCCGTGCTCCAGCGCTGGCACGGCGCGTGGCGACGGGCACTCGACGGCATCGCTCGGGACGCCGACGATCCGCGGGACGAGGTCCTCGGGGTGTTCGGGTACCTGGAGCAGTGCTTCGCCGACGAGGGCTGGCGCGGCTGCGCGTTCATCAACGGGCACGCGGAACTCGGGCGCACCGACCCGGCGATCGCCGAGCTCGCGCGAGCGCACTTCGCCGACGTCGAGGCACACCTGACGCAGCTCTGCACGCGTGCCGGCGTGCCGTCGCACGTGGCGCAGGCGCTCTCGTTGCTCGTCGAGGGTGCCCGGGTGGAGTCCGCGGTGCAGCGGTCGGCGCAGCCCGCACGGGTGGCTCGCCTGGGTGCCGCGATGCTCCTCTCGGTCTACGAACCGCGCACGTCCTCCTGA
- a CDS encoding alpha/beta fold hydrolase, with protein MTATAFCLHALGSSSEEFALLRSELAGTLDLVGIDLPGFGRSPASGGTTVEEMAVLVERAIGASGATEWAIVGHSMGGKVATVVADRTVSGANGLFGLRAVVLLAASPLAPEPMDEDRRDAMLSWAADGPIEPDHAAEFVDANTADVLSPDRHEQAVQDVRRTDPRAWRDWLLRGSREDWSTTAEPNPVPALVLAGAEDGDLAAGAQRRLTMPHWPAAELHEVPGAAHLLPWERPQEVAALVRSFWERRVAHGPVVPADQARVIASPRVSARTRGVLAVRALPDDPAATPDALSPQQLDVLRAVARIVVPQAGPGEVDVALRVDRQLAAGQGDGWRPDGMPEDADAYRGALDVLATVGSDDLPAVLEDVAAGRYRSDGPLGAEQLRVWFEDASVDLVKQWLAHPATMSEIDYDGFANGGDGVRKQGFQLLGAGQREAWEPEGAGR; from the coding sequence ATGACAGCGACCGCCTTCTGCCTGCACGCGCTGGGCTCGAGCTCGGAGGAGTTCGCCCTCCTCCGCTCCGAGCTCGCCGGCACCCTCGACCTCGTCGGCATCGACCTGCCGGGCTTCGGGCGGAGCCCCGCCTCCGGCGGCACGACCGTCGAGGAGATGGCCGTGCTCGTCGAGCGGGCGATCGGTGCGAGCGGCGCCACCGAGTGGGCGATCGTGGGCCACTCGATGGGCGGCAAGGTCGCGACGGTCGTCGCCGACCGCACGGTCTCGGGCGCGAACGGCCTGTTCGGGCTCCGCGCCGTCGTCCTCCTCGCCGCCTCGCCCCTCGCTCCCGAGCCGATGGACGAGGACCGCCGCGACGCGATGCTCTCGTGGGCCGCGGACGGGCCGATCGAGCCGGACCACGCGGCGGAGTTCGTCGACGCGAACACCGCCGACGTGCTGTCCCCGGACCGGCACGAGCAGGCCGTCCAGGACGTGCGCCGCACCGACCCGCGCGCCTGGCGCGACTGGCTGCTCCGCGGTAGTCGGGAGGACTGGTCGACCACGGCCGAGCCGAACCCCGTCCCGGCGCTCGTGCTCGCCGGCGCCGAGGACGGCGACCTGGCGGCCGGAGCGCAGCGTCGCCTCACGATGCCGCACTGGCCCGCCGCCGAGCTGCACGAGGTACCGGGCGCCGCGCACCTGCTGCCGTGGGAGCGCCCGCAGGAGGTCGCCGCGCTCGTGCGCAGCTTCTGGGAGCGGCGTGTCGCCCACGGACCGGTCGTCCCCGCCGACCAGGCCCGGGTGATCGCCTCGCCGCGGGTGAGTGCTCGGACCCGGGGCGTGCTCGCGGTGCGTGCGCTGCCCGACGACCCCGCCGCGACGCCGGACGCCCTGTCCCCGCAGCAGCTCGACGTGCTCCGGGCGGTGGCTCGGATCGTCGTCCCGCAGGCAGGGCCGGGAGAGGTGGACGTCGCGCTCCGTGTCGACCGTCAGCTCGCCGCCGGGCAGGGCGACGGATGGCGGCCCGACGGGATGCCGGAGGACGCCGACGCCTACCGCGGCGCGCTGGACGTGCTCGCGACGGTCGGTTCCGACGACCTGCCCGCGGTGCTCGAGGACGTCGCCGCCGGCCGGTACCGGTCGGACGGCCCGCTCGGGGCGGAACAGCTGCGCGTCTGGTTCGAGGACGCCAGCGTGGACCTCGTGAAGCAGTGGCTCGCCCACCCCGCCACGATGTCCGAGATCGACTACGACGGCTTCGCCAACGGTGGCGACGGCGTCCGGAAGCAGGGCTTCCAGCTGCTCGGAGCCGGGCAGCGGGAAGCGTGGGAACCCGAGGGAGCAGGACGATGA
- a CDS encoding GMC family oxidoreductase, whose product MRLDAQRHHQDDEVVDVVVVGTGAGGAPLTARLAREGLSVVAFEAGRNTEPGDHTPDEVEAPADINWMDERISGGAAPTAFGPNNSGTGVGGSTLHWGAFTPRPSTHDLRLRTESGQGEDWPIDHAELTAYIERVEHEVGVAGPAHYPWDPDRRYRMGPPARNASSDMMMRGTAALGITATDAPVALTTEDRVQEHHGLRQACVSCGSCHQGCRNGAKVSMDTTYLPAAVAFGAEIRPESFVHGIELDADGRVCAVLYTRDGRERRQRCRSLVLAAGGVETPRLLLHTGLANSSGQVGRNFTAHGATQVWATFDESMRSYRGYPSSIITEDFVRPADADFAGGYLIQSLGVQPLTFATTLVRGGGLRGAELVNAMRDYPRTAGVGINAECLPYDDNRLVLSDDLDEHGVPRARVTFSPGSNEDAIRAHAVRTMTAIVEAAGGTDVRVLERTAHTIGTARMGSDAGSSVVDPAGRSWDVPNLWVCDNSVFPSAVIANPALTIMALSLRTADRFLRDDPAADRQRATAAAA is encoded by the coding sequence ATGAGACTCGACGCACAGCGCCACCACCAGGACGACGAGGTCGTCGACGTCGTCGTCGTCGGGACGGGTGCCGGCGGCGCCCCGCTGACCGCTCGCCTCGCCCGCGAGGGCCTGAGCGTCGTCGCGTTCGAGGCTGGTCGGAACACCGAGCCCGGCGACCACACGCCCGACGAGGTCGAGGCACCGGCGGACATCAACTGGATGGACGAACGCATCAGCGGTGGTGCCGCTCCGACGGCCTTCGGTCCGAACAACAGCGGGACCGGCGTCGGCGGCTCCACCCTGCACTGGGGTGCCTTCACCCCGCGCCCGAGCACGCACGACCTCCGTCTGCGCACCGAGAGCGGGCAGGGCGAGGACTGGCCGATCGACCACGCCGAGCTCACCGCGTACATCGAGCGCGTCGAGCACGAGGTCGGCGTCGCCGGCCCCGCGCACTACCCGTGGGACCCGGACCGCCGGTACCGGATGGGTCCGCCCGCGCGGAACGCCTCGTCGGACATGATGATGCGCGGCACCGCGGCGCTCGGCATCACCGCGACGGACGCACCGGTCGCCCTGACCACCGAGGACCGGGTGCAGGAGCACCACGGGCTGCGCCAGGCGTGCGTGTCCTGCGGGTCGTGCCACCAGGGCTGCCGCAACGGGGCGAAGGTGTCGATGGACACGACCTACCTGCCCGCCGCCGTCGCCTTCGGCGCGGAGATCCGTCCGGAGTCGTTCGTGCACGGCATCGAGCTCGACGCCGACGGCAGGGTGTGCGCCGTGCTCTACACGCGCGACGGCCGTGAGCGCCGCCAGCGGTGCCGGTCCCTCGTGCTGGCCGCGGGCGGGGTGGAGACGCCGCGTCTGCTCCTGCACACCGGGCTGGCCAACAGCAGCGGCCAGGTCGGTCGGAACTTCACGGCGCACGGGGCGACCCAGGTGTGGGCGACCTTCGACGAGTCGATGCGGTCGTACCGCGGCTACCCGTCGTCGATCATCACCGAGGACTTCGTCCGGCCCGCGGACGCCGACTTCGCCGGTGGGTACCTGATCCAGAGCCTCGGCGTCCAGCCGCTGACCTTCGCGACCACGCTGGTCCGCGGCGGAGGGCTGCGCGGTGCCGAGCTCGTCAATGCCATGCGCGACTACCCGCGGACGGCCGGCGTCGGGATCAACGCCGAGTGCCTGCCGTACGACGACAACCGGCTCGTGCTCTCCGACGACCTCGACGAGCACGGCGTGCCCCGGGCCCGCGTGACGTTCTCGCCGGGTTCGAACGAGGACGCGATCCGCGCCCACGCCGTCCGCACCATGACCGCGATCGTCGAGGCCGCCGGCGGGACCGACGTCCGGGTGCTCGAACGCACCGCCCACACGATCGGCACGGCGCGCATGGGTTCCGACGCCGGGTCGTCCGTCGTCGACCCGGCGGGGCGGTCGTGGGACGTGCCGAACCTGTGGGTGTGCGACAACTCGGTGTTCCCGAGTGCCGTCATCGCGAACCCCGCGCTCACGATCATGGCGCTGTCCCTGCGCACCGCCGACCGGTTCCTGCGGGACGACCCGGCAGCAGACCGGCAGCGCGCGACGGCCGCAGCGGCCTGA
- a CDS encoding GIY-YIG nuclease family protein has protein sequence MVTPPAVLACCVPGCDAPSADGFAAVLPLCGGHVTLVAEVAAEHVGTEDALPGPCPVCGSRVGVRWPSAVLCGTCEWRWGDVPDGELPPPRVDVVYYLRQRDDFGDRVKIGTTANPRRRLAAVPHQELLAFERGDRSVERRRHTAFADDRFPRTEWFRTTPALLEHVARVAAGVDDPWALHARWTSEALALRG, from the coding sequence GTGGTCACCCCTCCTGCCGTCCTCGCCTGCTGCGTCCCCGGTTGCGACGCGCCGTCCGCGGACGGCTTCGCCGCCGTCCTGCCGCTCTGCGGCGGACACGTGACCCTGGTCGCCGAGGTCGCGGCGGAGCACGTCGGAACGGAGGACGCGCTGCCGGGCCCGTGCCCGGTCTGCGGGTCGCGCGTGGGCGTGCGCTGGCCGAGCGCCGTGCTGTGCGGGACGTGCGAGTGGCGGTGGGGCGACGTGCCGGACGGTGAACTGCCACCGCCGCGCGTCGACGTCGTCTACTACCTGCGGCAGCGCGACGACTTCGGCGACCGGGTGAAGATCGGCACGACCGCGAACCCGCGGCGACGGCTCGCAGCGGTGCCGCACCAGGAGCTCCTGGCGTTCGAACGCGGCGACCGGTCCGTCGAGCGACGACGGCACACGGCCTTCGCGGACGACCGGTTCCCGAGGACGGAGTGGTTCCGGACCACGCCCGCGCTGCTCGAGCACGTCGCACGGGTCGCCGCGGGCGTGGACGACCCGTGGGCGCTGCACGCCCGGTGGACGAGCGAGGCACTGGCGCTGCGCGGCTGA
- a CDS encoding siderophore-interacting protein, translating to MSPKRTQHVFVVDRTEHLSPHMVRVHLGGPAFRDFVDGADPDRLAATDKYVKLLLAPPSSGLTPPYDLEALRETLPKHQRPARRTYTVRSVDHTAETIAIDFVLHDDHGHDDHGHDDHGRDDHRPEDGPGDRGLAGPWAAAAQPGDLLALSGPGGGYAPSTDPTVTHVLLGDDSALPAIGAALAAMLDDARGVALVEVGGAADEQPLEHPDGVDLRWLHRDATGAEPGTLLVAAARALPRASRPVQVFAHGERTAVKALRRVLQDEWGLEKAEMSLSAYWALGRAEDRFQEEKREPVGVIFAD from the coding sequence ATGAGTCCCAAGCGCACCCAGCACGTCTTCGTCGTCGACCGCACGGAGCACCTGTCCCCGCACATGGTGCGCGTCCACCTCGGTGGTCCGGCCTTCCGGGACTTCGTCGACGGGGCCGACCCGGACCGCCTCGCCGCCACGGACAAGTACGTCAAGCTCCTGCTCGCGCCGCCGTCGAGCGGCCTGACCCCGCCGTACGACCTCGAGGCGCTGCGCGAGACCCTGCCGAAGCACCAGCGGCCGGCGCGCCGCACCTACACGGTCCGGTCCGTCGACCACACCGCAGAGACCATCGCGATCGACTTCGTGCTGCACGACGACCACGGGCACGACGACCACGGGCACGACGACCACGGGCGAGACGACCACCGGCCCGAGGACGGGCCCGGCGACCGGGGCCTCGCCGGCCCGTGGGCCGCCGCCGCACAGCCCGGCGACCTGCTCGCCCTGTCAGGGCCCGGCGGCGGGTACGCGCCGTCGACGGACCCGACCGTCACCCACGTGCTCCTCGGCGACGACAGCGCACTACCCGCGATCGGCGCGGCCCTCGCCGCGATGCTCGACGACGCCCGCGGCGTCGCGCTCGTCGAGGTCGGCGGCGCAGCCGACGAGCAGCCGCTCGAGCACCCGGACGGGGTCGACCTGCGGTGGCTGCACCGCGACGCCACCGGCGCCGAGCCGGGCACGCTGCTGGTGGCCGCCGCTCGGGCGCTGCCCCGTGCCTCCCGACCGGTGCAGGTCTTCGCGCACGGCGAGCGGACCGCGGTGAAGGCGCTCCGCCGCGTGCTGCAGGACGAGTGGGGCCTCGAGAAGGCGGAGATGTCCCTGTCCGCGTACTGGGCGCTCGGACGGGCCGAGGACCGGTTCCAGGAGGAGAAGCGCGAGCCGGTCGGCGTGATCTTCGCGGACTGA
- a CDS encoding biliverdin-producing heme oxygenase, whose amino-acid sequence MSPTVTPFSELLRRRSRTAADPAVWTGGAHDLLAGECDVADYADLLGQYAVVYDALERAAERMADHPVAAPFVTTQLTRMPAIRADLEYLVGPDWSELCCPTAATTAYVRRLCAVAATSPGAFVAHHYTRYLGDLTGGPTLARMLEDRFGFDTNGVLFTIFDQVADPAAFEDTYRAQLDAAPWSDAEREAVLAEVELAAGLDRALVASVRRPTAGDGRTVPLLPA is encoded by the coding sequence ATGAGTCCGACCGTGACGCCGTTCTCCGAGCTCCTGCGCCGGCGCTCCCGCACCGCTGCGGACCCGGCCGTGTGGACCGGCGGTGCCCACGACCTGCTCGCGGGGGAGTGCGACGTCGCCGACTACGCCGACCTGCTCGGCCAGTACGCCGTCGTGTACGACGCCCTCGAGCGTGCCGCCGAGCGGATGGCGGACCACCCGGTCGCCGCACCGTTCGTCACGACGCAGCTCACCCGGATGCCCGCGATCCGCGCCGACCTCGAGTACCTCGTCGGTCCGGACTGGTCCGAGCTCTGCTGTCCGACCGCGGCGACCACCGCGTACGTCCGTCGCCTGTGCGCCGTCGCGGCGACCTCGCCCGGGGCGTTCGTCGCGCACCACTACACGCGGTACCTCGGGGACCTGACGGGCGGCCCCACCCTGGCCCGGATGCTCGAGGACCGGTTCGGGTTCGACACGAACGGCGTGCTCTTCACGATCTTCGACCAGGTGGCCGACCCCGCCGCCTTCGAGGACACCTACCGGGCCCAGCTCGACGCGGCCCCGTGGTCGGACGCCGAGCGCGAGGCCGTGCTGGCCGAGGTGGAGCTGGCCGCGGGCCTCGACCGGGCGCTCGTGGCCTCGGTGCGTCGCCCGACGGCGGGCGACGGCCGGACCGTGCCGCTGCTCCCCGCCTGA
- a CDS encoding phosphoenolpyruvate carboxylase produces MTAIDGSTRHGRARDDVSGAVDSDLRADVRYLGNLLGRVLRETGGDELLHDVESLRAAVIDAYEGSDAEGAARAEAIVAGMSAERAEAVAQAFTTYFHLTNLAEEHHRVRVLRARGDDGGLPGDSFPATYASLVEQVGADEAAARLADLRFHPVLTAHPTEARRRAVTTAVRRITDLIDERDRSRNATARAENERRLLEEITTLLRTSPLRTTRPTPLDEVRTAMSVFDQTLFEIVPQVYRLLDDRLLGDDAGRVPATAPAFVRFGTWIGGDRDGNPHVTAGVTKQAADIAAEHILLGLSRAATRIGSALTLDAAETPADAGLQALVAAQEQLDPGIAERIGVRAPNETHRRALLFVAARIRATRRGQEGLAYGDPEELLADLRVIQASLVAAGAVRTANGDLQNLVWQVETFGFHLAELEVRQHSQVHRNALAEIRAGGELSETTEEVLAVFRTVADLQQRYGVRAAHRYIVSFTQSAADLANVHELARAACGDAAPVLDVIPLFETFADLHASVDILDEAVRTEPFQRRLAATGRRLEVMLGYSDSSKDVGPVSANLALYDAQARIADWAREQDVELTLFHGRGGSLGRGGGPANEAVLAQPPGSIDGRLKLTEQGEVIFAQYGDQDIAARHLEQMASATLFASSPSNEERTAVAATRFADLAQQLDDVSRRAFYDLVKADGFAPWFARVTPMEEIGLLPLGSRPARRGLSVESLEDLRAIPWVFSWTQARINLAGWYGLGSALEAVGDVDALRAAYAEWPLFGAMIKNVEMSLAKTDEQIARRYLELADRDDLAAKVLDEMLRTRDWVLRVSGGSDVLEDRPVLARAVRLRSPYVDALSHLQLRALRAIRTSGSTDPTDGDHRLLLLTVNGVAAGLQNTG; encoded by the coding sequence ATGACGGCGATCGACGGATCGACGCGCCACGGGCGCGCACGGGACGACGTCAGCGGCGCGGTCGACAGCGACCTGCGCGCGGACGTCCGGTACCTCGGCAACCTGCTCGGGCGGGTGCTGCGGGAGACCGGGGGTGACGAGCTGCTGCACGACGTCGAGAGCCTGCGCGCCGCCGTCATCGACGCCTACGAGGGCTCCGACGCCGAGGGCGCCGCCCGTGCCGAGGCGATCGTGGCCGGCATGTCCGCCGAGCGGGCCGAGGCCGTCGCCCAGGCGTTCACGACGTACTTCCACCTGACGAACCTGGCCGAGGAGCACCACCGCGTGCGCGTCCTCCGTGCCCGGGGCGACGACGGCGGCCTGCCCGGCGACTCGTTCCCCGCGACGTACGCCTCGCTCGTCGAGCAGGTCGGCGCCGACGAGGCCGCCGCGCGCCTGGCCGACCTGCGGTTCCACCCGGTGCTCACCGCCCACCCGACCGAGGCCCGCCGTCGCGCGGTCACCACGGCCGTCCGGCGCATCACCGACCTCATCGACGAGCGCGACCGCTCCCGCAACGCCACCGCCCGCGCCGAGAACGAGCGGCGGCTGCTCGAGGAGATCACCACGCTCCTGCGCACCTCACCGCTGCGCACGACCCGGCCGACCCCGCTCGACGAGGTCCGCACGGCGATGAGCGTGTTCGACCAGACCCTGTTCGAGATCGTGCCGCAGGTCTACCGCCTGCTCGACGACCGGCTGCTCGGCGACGACGCCGGTCGGGTCCCGGCGACCGCACCGGCCTTCGTGCGCTTCGGCACCTGGATCGGCGGCGACCGCGACGGCAACCCGCACGTCACCGCCGGCGTCACCAAGCAGGCCGCCGACATCGCCGCCGAGCACATCCTGCTCGGCCTCTCCCGCGCAGCCACCCGCATCGGCTCGGCACTGACGCTCGACGCCGCCGAGACCCCCGCGGACGCCGGACTGCAGGCCCTCGTCGCAGCGCAGGAGCAGCTCGACCCGGGCATCGCCGAGCGGATCGGCGTCCGTGCCCCGAACGAGACGCACCGTCGCGCACTGCTCTTCGTCGCCGCCCGCATCCGCGCGACGCGCCGCGGCCAGGAGGGCCTGGCGTACGGCGACCCCGAGGAACTGCTCGCCGACCTCCGGGTGATCCAGGCGTCGCTCGTCGCCGCCGGTGCCGTCCGGACCGCGAACGGCGACCTGCAGAACCTCGTCTGGCAGGTCGAGACCTTCGGGTTCCACCTCGCCGAGCTCGAGGTCCGTCAGCACTCGCAGGTGCACCGGAACGCCCTGGCGGAGATCCGGGCCGGCGGCGAGCTGAGCGAGACCACGGAGGAGGTCCTCGCGGTGTTCCGCACCGTCGCGGACCTGCAGCAGCGCTACGGCGTCCGTGCCGCGCACCGCTACATCGTCTCCTTCACGCAGTCGGCCGCCGACCTGGCGAACGTGCACGAGCTCGCCCGTGCCGCCTGCGGTGACGCTGCCCCGGTGCTCGACGTCATCCCGCTGTTCGAGACCTTCGCCGACCTGCACGCGAGCGTCGACATCCTCGACGAGGCCGTGCGCACCGAGCCCTTCCAGCGGCGGCTCGCGGCGACCGGGCGTCGGCTCGAGGTCATGCTCGGCTACTCCGACTCGTCGAAGGACGTCGGCCCGGTCTCGGCGAACCTGGCGCTCTACGACGCACAGGCACGGATCGCCGACTGGGCGCGCGAGCAGGACGTCGAGCTGACGCTGTTCCACGGCCGCGGCGGATCGCTCGGCCGCGGTGGTGGCCCGGCGAACGAGGCGGTCCTCGCACAGCCGCCGGGGTCGATCGACGGGCGACTCAAGCTCACCGAGCAGGGCGAGGTCATCTTCGCCCAGTACGGCGACCAGGACATCGCGGCACGGCACCTCGAGCAGATGGCCTCGGCGACGCTGTTCGCGTCGTCGCCGTCGAACGAGGAGCGCACGGCCGTCGCGGCGACCCGCTTCGCCGACCTCGCGCAGCAGCTCGACGACGTCTCGCGCCGCGCGTTCTACGACCTGGTCAAGGCGGACGGCTTCGCGCCGTGGTTCGCCCGCGTCACCCCGATGGAGGAGATCGGGCTCCTGCCGCTCGGCTCCCGCCCGGCCCGACGCGGCCTGAGCGTGGAGTCGCTCGAGGACCTCCGAGCGATCCCGTGGGTGTTCTCGTGGACGCAGGCACGCATCAACCTCGCCGGGTGGTACGGCCTCGGCTCCGCGCTCGAGGCCGTCGGCGACGTCGATGCCCTGCGCGCCGCGTACGCGGAGTGGCCGCTGTTCGGCGCGATGATCAAGAACGTCGAGATGTCGCTCGCGAAGACCGACGAGCAGATCGCCCGCCGCTACCTCGAGCTCGCCGACCGCGACGACCTGGCCGCCAAGGTGCTCGACGAGATGCTCCGCACCCGCGACTGGGTGCTGCGGGTGTCCGGCGGGAGCGACGTGCTCGAGGACCGTCCGGTGCTCGCGCGTGCCGTGCGGCTGCGCAGCCCGTACGTCGACGCGCTGTCCCACCTGCAGCTGCGCGCCCTGCGGGCGATCCGGACCTCCGGCAGCACCGACCCGACGGACGGCGACCACCGCCTGCTCCTGCTCACCGTCAACGGGGTCGCGGCCGGTCTGCAGAACACGGGCTGA
- a CDS encoding multidrug effflux MFS transporter, whose translation MTTERAGTGPTTATTRLPPIVPLALIVGVSPFATDMYIPALPTIARDLDTTPGVVQLSLTAFLVAFAVGQLLAGPVSDGTGRRPLLLVGTVGFALASVGCALAPDAGTLVAARVLQGLAGAAGAVAGRAMVSDTTSGPRAATVFGTLAAINAVGPVVAPLAGGAVLTVGSWRLMFVVLAVLGAAFAVTVVLRFGETLPPAARGGTGFRANGRRIRDLLAIGRFRAYVLTGVLSTIGFFAYIATSSFVFQQQYGFSEQRYTLVFATNASVMVVTTLVFRRVVGRFSEDSLLTAGLATGTLGSAVVLVAALAGAGPVPVWCGLAVVTGAWGFVLPVAMTRTQHVGAAHPGTAAALQGGLTFGLGGLGTPLAGALGGTATAMGAVMVTLMAAAVVVQVLATRRGRTA comes from the coding sequence GTGACGACGGAGCGCGCGGGGACCGGACCGACGACCGCGACGACCCGGCTGCCGCCGATCGTCCCACTGGCACTGATCGTCGGCGTCTCGCCCTTCGCCACCGACATGTACATCCCGGCGCTCCCGACGATCGCCCGCGACCTCGACACCACACCCGGGGTCGTGCAGCTGTCGCTCACGGCCTTCCTCGTCGCGTTCGCGGTCGGCCAGCTCCTCGCCGGGCCCGTGAGCGACGGCACCGGACGGCGACCGCTGCTCCTCGTCGGGACCGTCGGCTTCGCGCTGGCGTCCGTCGGCTGTGCGCTCGCACCGGACGCGGGCACCCTGGTGGCCGCCCGCGTGCTGCAGGGACTCGCCGGTGCGGCCGGAGCCGTCGCCGGTCGTGCGATGGTCTCCGACACGACCTCGGGGCCACGGGCGGCGACGGTGTTCGGCACCCTGGCCGCGATCAACGCCGTCGGGCCGGTCGTCGCACCGCTGGCCGGCGGCGCCGTGCTCACCGTCGGGTCCTGGCGCCTGATGTTCGTCGTCCTCGCCGTGCTCGGGGCGGCGTTCGCCGTCACGGTCGTCCTGCGCTTCGGTGAGACCCTCCCGCCGGCCGCCCGGGGCGGGACCGGCTTCCGGGCGAACGGGCGTCGCATCCGGGACCTGCTCGCGATCGGGCGCTTCCGGGCCTACGTCCTGACCGGGGTGCTCTCGACGATCGGCTTCTTCGCCTACATCGCGACGAGCTCGTTCGTGTTCCAGCAGCAGTACGGCTTCTCGGAGCAGCGTTACACGCTCGTGTTCGCGACGAACGCCTCGGTGATGGTCGTCACGACGCTCGTGTTCCGCCGCGTCGTCGGCCGGTTCTCCGAGGACTCCCTGCTGACCGCGGGGCTCGCCACGGGGACCCTCGGCAGCGCGGTCGTCCTGGTCGCTGCCCTCGCCGGAGCGGGACCCGTGCCGGTCTGGTGCGGGCTCGCGGTGGTCACCGGGGCCTGGGGGTTCGTGCTGCCCGTGGCCATGACCCGGACGCAGCACGTCGGCGCTGCCCACCCGGGGACCGCGGCCGCACTGCAGGGCGGTCTCACCTTCGGACTCGGCGGGCTCGGGACGCCGCTCGCGGGTGCGCTCGGCGGGACCGCGACCGCGATGGGCGCCGTGATGGTGACGCTCATGGCGGCCGCCGTCGTCGTCCAGGTCCTCGCGACGCGGCGAGGCCGTACCGCCTGA
- a CDS encoding STAS domain-containing protein: MDIVVHEATDDTAVLECSGRLNMVSAGAFRETVAKVVEGGRSRLVVELSGVEFMDSSGLGALVGCLKTARQAGGDLRLAAPSEQVQMVLKLSNIDKILRTYPDGDAAVTNWA, from the coding sequence ATGGACATCGTCGTACACGAGGCGACAGACGACACCGCCGTGCTCGAGTGCAGCGGACGACTCAACATGGTGAGCGCGGGAGCCTTCCGCGAGACCGTGGCGAAGGTCGTCGAGGGCGGGCGCTCGCGTCTGGTCGTCGAGCTCTCCGGCGTCGAGTTCATGGACTCGTCCGGACTGGGCGCCCTGGTCGGCTGCCTGAAGACCGCGCGCCAGGCCGGGGGAGACCTGCGGCTCGCCGCCCCCTCCGAGCAGGTGCAGATGGTGCTCAAGCTCTCCAACATCGACAAGATCCTGCGGACGTACCCGGACGGGGACGCCGCGGTGACGAACTGGGCATGA
- a CDS encoding ATP-binding protein produces MTVATGEHVLDLACPPDDVTAVHTFLSSVWAHEPELSLEDRMALELALVELASNVIEHGAGGRPVSCSLRMDVGPDEVTVSLSDDGVPVLVDPSAAHLPDALAEGGRGLALVQMVVDDLRYERVDDRNRWVVRRGRR; encoded by the coding sequence ATGACCGTGGCCACCGGCGAGCACGTCCTCGACCTCGCCTGCCCGCCCGACGACGTCACGGCGGTGCACACGTTCCTGTCCTCGGTGTGGGCACACGAGCCCGAGCTGTCCCTCGAGGACCGCATGGCGCTCGAACTCGCCCTCGTCGAGCTCGCCTCGAACGTCATCGAGCACGGAGCCGGCGGTCGTCCGGTGTCCTGCTCGCTCCGGATGGACGTCGGCCCGGACGAGGTCACGGTATCGCTGTCCGACGACGGTGTGCCGGTCCTGGTCGACCCGTCGGCGGCGCACCTGCCGGACGCGCTGGCCGAGGGCGGCCGCGGGCTCGCGCTCGTGCAGATGGTCGTCGACGACCTGCGCTACGAGCGGGTCGACGACCGGAACCGATGGGTCGTCCGGCGCGGCCGCCGCTGA